AGAAGTGGGGCCTAAAACTGTCATTTTGTGTTCAGACTCTGCTGCCAGCCTGGTTGCGCTGAGAGAAGGGAAGTCAAAGGCACGCCCAGACCTGATAATAGAGCTGATGATGGCTCTTTATAAGGTGGGGCAGAAAGGCTGCAAGGTAGGTTTTCTGTGGGTCCCAACTCATGTTGGGGTAGGGGGAAATGAGGCAGCCGATATGGTGGCAAAGGCCGCATTCAGGAGGGAGAGGTGGTGGTCCCATTAGGGGGGATGGAATGTAGGAGCATCATAGCAGAGGTGTTGACCAGGAGTGGCAACGTGAGTATGAGAGAGAGGAGCGGGGTAGGAAGTTTTTGTCTGAGGAAGGGCTGTGTAAGAGGAAGGGCAGTAGGTATCTGGGGAGGGAAAGGAGGGATGGGGTTCTGGTGACGAGGCTGAGGTTGGGGCATTTTGGATTGGGAAGTGTGTTATTGTTAGTGGAGAAACACTCAGATAGCAAGTGTGAGGAATGTGGGGAGGTAGAGACTGTACTACTGTGACACATGTTCTGTTATAGCAGACAGTATTCTGAGGATAGGAGGATATTTTTCTGTGAGCTGACTAAATTGGGTGTAACCACATTTTCGCTTGTAACTATTTTGGGCTCAAATGACAGGCGGAGCAAAATAGAAAGGAAGCTGTTGTGGTTTCTTTATTCCATCGGTTTGCACCTAGGCTATTtatataatgaagtgtgttttcACTCTCCAGCCTGAGAAAGGCAGCAATACGCATTACGGTGTCTATAGTCTGCAGGTAACTgataggaggaagaagaagaattaTGGCAGCTGACAGCTGTGTTGAGTTGTGATTGTTGAGGATAGTGGCTGGCTGACACTTACCATCCTGAGCTTTTCATGGCTCCAAGGAGAAGCTTTGCATATGGACCTGAAAGGGATATAGAATGAGATTAGGCCTAATCGGTTATGCACCTTGACAGCAATCAGGTGTCTGGCTTACTCATGACAGTCTCTTTACTGTTCAAcgatagctagctagttggctagctagaaaCATGGCTATGACGTATATGACAAATGTAAACATGGCATCAATGGTTACACGGTCATCTAGCTAACTATTGCCATGCGATATAATTTGAGGATGACAGACATATCAGCTTGCTAGCCTGTTAGCTTACTTGTTTCCATTGCGAATTGTAGCATGACCTGACATTTGTGATTGAAAGTGAACAAGCTTTCTGCTATCGATCTCTTTTGGAACTTTCCCGAATTCCTCTCCGGGAATAGGTTATATCCATAGTCATCTTCTTGCTGTTCAGTTTGACCCATTGCATGAAAATTGTTTCtaaaatagctacttttgtttcTAGGAACAAGCACAGCCTAGCAACGAGAGGTCGTTCTCTGTTTTTCAAATCACGTGGTAAACCAGACCGAGGTCAACTTAGTTTAATATTGGATATTCGTATTTCAATCATCAATAGCTCTTACACGGTGTGTCATGACTATGATATACtgtttttttaataataatatatatatatatatatatatatatatatatatatatatatatatatatgagagatgTATGGAGAAGAATCCACACCTTTTTTCTATGCACCCATGCTGATTCAGAATATACCATTTTCATAGTCAAGGCACGCTTGGATCAATAGCCATTGACAAGAGAAAACAGAATATCCAGTATAAACTAAATTGACCTTGTAAGCCAGAGGTGAAAGATTAAATTAATGTCTGCAACAACATTGTAGCAAGCTAGTTACAGAAAATACATTAGCTTTTTCTAATATAATTACGAACAAGGTTTATTGAAACACATCACTCCATGCATTGGCAAGTGACATTGACTGCGTGCACGTTCGGTGTAGAAGAAAACGCAAAGGCTGCTGGGAGATGCTGTCAAAGGGAGAGTCGGATGAAGCGAGATGGTGGTTGGAAGAGCGCGCTTATTTGAAATGGAAAAGCGTCGCGGTAGCTTTTGATGAAGAAGAACCTCAAGATGAAGCAGCCGCTTTATAAATTGAGCACTACATCCCGAGGGGTTCGTGCTGATTGTATGGAGATTGTGACAGCCGGTTAAATGGCGTCCCTTGAGAAGGCAAGAACAATatgtatgtcaggagaagtgcagtattatcacAAGGAGATGTATACTTggaatactgagagagagagagatagttaaaaatggtggggaaaagggagatggtttgttaaagaagaatggtagaaagtgtaagcagagtaagctgaggagaaatggaagtgaatgaggttGAAGTATCAGAGCTGAAGTTCTCGGAGCCGAGGCTTGCAccgagggtcaggataaagatgagtctgacagtaggagtgaagttCTTGGGAAAGGGGGACCCTTGCCTTTtcgctgatccatttgtggtttcagggtgggtgaaaacagagttgAGTGCTGTGGAATCGGTGAAGGTAACCAGAAGTtgtcttgtgataattgtttgtttctgctggtcagagggagaagGCGCTCCGCGTTAAAAGGAATGggggtgtaacagtataactttagtacgtccactcgccccgacctcgggcgcgaatcagggaccctctgcacacatcaacaacagtcacccacgaagcatcgttacccatcgctccacaaaagccgcggcccttgcagagcaaggggaaccactacttctaggtttcagagcaagtgacgtaactgattgaaacgctattagcgcgtacccgctaactagctagccatttcacatccgttacagggGCAAGACATGCaaattgttttgctctcaagaaatgggtgccattgaaaggagtgattgcTGGAGTagcagtaaatgtaaaagttgaccagctgaaggggaagattcccgatgtttgtgatgctcgtcgtttggTGCGACACAGACAGGGTGTCGTGAGTGGTTTAAATAGAAGTCATTGTCTGTTATTTTGAGTTCTGATTTTGAGTCTTTGCCCGAcagtgatgttaggatatatacGTTATCCTGTACTAGCTTTTGTGCCAAATGCATTATGTTGTTAccggtgtcaagcttatgggcatgcaAATTATTTTTCACCtctgcctatttattgcctacctcctcttctacatttgcacacaatgtacataaatctttctatttttattttcttttgtgtttttgactgtacgtttgtttatatgtaactctgttgtttttgtcgctctactttactttatcttggccaggtcgcacttGTAAATGAGAACTACCAGGtcgcctacctggttaaataaagatgaaataaaaataagtaaaaatgtggcagcagtgtgtagaaggGAGGTTCCTaagtgtgagaagtgtgcagaagagcatgagacaaaggaatgtgtagcattggggaatgTAGTGGTATgcgttaattgtaggggtgcccatggggctgtGGATCAGAAATTTCCCGTGCGAGAAAGACAGGTTTAGGTTTCCAGGTTTAGAGTAGTggagaagttgtcatatgctgaggcagtaaagaaagtagaggaagattggTCAAGGGGGACAGATCCTGAGAtgagtggtgtgagtagtagatctgtaccagtacagagggataggccaacaagtgatatattATTCTGTATGATTTAGATGTGTTGCATTTATatcaatggttatcaactgtactgcagggatggaacgtaaGTCGTAGAAAATGTAGGTtctggtggcagctgcagagaggtatttgggtgtgcgagacttgacatcagaagagttacagggtgtgttacgTGGTGGTGTCCAatcctttcaggttgttggcctgaggaaggactaaatagatttaaataCTGGAGTAGCGTGGTTTTATTTTTTTGTGAGTGTAGTGTAAATTTTTTAAGCAAAGTTTAGGGgagtactccagtctagtaggtggcagtaatgcaacatttattggatgccaaccgccgttaaacctcgTCGTCGAAGAAGAAGACATGATGTCATGGCGCCGAACACAAACAGAAAACGACAGTATGGTGATAGTTTGTAGCTAACATTAAATACTAGTAAGCCTCTTAAACTTAAACTGATAAATTACAATCAATTTGGGACGCAAGGGACAGGTACTCAAATATTATAATGTAATCAGCTCTTATATGCAGGTCGAAACTCGTTAAAAGCGTTGCGTTAGCTTAGgcaactagctagctaccagctATAAATTGCTGCTTTTGCGAGACAGCCGTGACTAGCTAATTACTCAACTGTAGCTAGCTCCTTGATGTTATAGTAGTTAGTCAACAGTAGCGTGATGTTACTAGCGCCACAGTTTGATTAACGTCAATAAATAACTGACTGTTAGCTAACTAAGTTAgtgtttttattgtttatttgtccCCGTTGACTAGATATATAGCTAGCTGACTTGCATATGAAAGTGATCCTATCTCCTGTTTTGTCAACCTAGTATATTCAATGTATTTGACAGGTAGGCATGTCTGAAAACAAATCCATTGAACTCCAACTGCAAATGCGACAAAATGCAGAGGACCTGCATAACTTCATGAAAGATCTTGACAGCTGGGAAACTGACATAAAGAGGAAGGATGAGCAACTAAGAACTGGGAGCGTTGGCGAGTCTCAAGTATGTAACACTTGAAAatttgtatattttatatttagcaCAATCTCAACTCTCTAGCTATGTTAGAAAGATCCTGACCTATGTATTCCTGCCTTAGAAAAGCCTCCCACCAGTGCGAAACAAGGGCTACAAAaagaagagggagaaaaagaaGGCATCAGACAACAATGCAAAGACTGAACCAAAACAAGCACGCAGGATAAAGTCTCATGACTATCAGTCATGGGACAAATTTGATGTGGTAATAGATTAGGTGGATCTTGCCTGTTTCTCGTTTGATTTCAATAGTGAGTTTAAACTAAGTCTATGGTTTTAAACTGAATGGCAGCAGTGCACCCTGCTAAACAGAATGTACTGCTtgctgttacactaaacattttttgggatgtttttttgtcttctgGTAGGACAAGGTATTGGAGTCCATGGATAAAGAGGACAGTGCTGCTGAGTCCAATGACTCTGAGTCTGAGGATTCTGGGGTTCCGGCTACTGACCAAGACAAGGTGCTTGCTGAGAAGGAGAAAGTATGGCTTCACACTTATAGTATTGTAGTCAGACTCAGCCACAGCAAACCTGACAGGCATACCGAAATATGATTTCTCATGTAAATGTTGTCATTTTAAAAtatgacttattattattatgatgacACAATGACCACCATTTGAAGGTCAATTCAAGGAACAGACTTGCAAACTGGGCATTTGTTTGCAGTATGCTGTGATTTAGATGTCTGTAGGACTAGAAAGTTGCCTCTGAAATCCTAGACAATTAcccatacagtataccaccatCGGGGCCTCGTTAGCAACTATCACCAGTCATTGATGGTAGTAGTCAATAATACTCAGTCAGCAGTCACCTGTAGTCAGTAAATGTTACTACTTTATTGTATGTATAGATTGCAAAATCTTATATTTGCTGTACTGAGTTTGACAATTGTTTTTCAGGGTAGTCAGCTGTTCAAAGAAGGGAAGTATGATGATGCCATTGAGTGTTACACCAGAGGCATGGGTGCAGACCCTTATAACCCTGTTCTGCCTACAAACCGAGCTGCCTGCTTCTTCAGACTCAAAAAGTAAGCAACATGTAAGGAAATAagcaatatatatataacattttaaATGACAACATTAATGTGAGAATTCATATTTCTCTGTCCGTCAGGTTTGCTGTTGCCGAGTCTGACTGCAACTTGTCCATCGCTCTGGACAGTAACTACTTCAAAGCATTTGCACGAAGAGGAGCGTCTCGATTCGCCCTGCAAAATTATGAATCTGCCCTAGAAGGTGAGGAGTAatagtaacacaacaacacacgTTTTCAAATGGGTAGAATGCCAGCAGAGGATGTATAGTTTTTATATGGAGTATTATCTTATAATAGGTCACTTAAAAACAATTTGTGCTTCCTTCCTCTACATAACTAGATTATGTAATGGTTCTCAAGCTGGATCCTGGAAACCTGGAGGCACAGAATGAAGTGATGAAATGCAAAGAGGTGAGACATTATCTGGTGTTGGATCTATTACTGTACCTCTGTATCCCCCTCCCTGATCCACTCTAACCTCTCCTTTATCGGTAGGTCATTGCTAAACTGGGTGGAAAGGCAGAAAGCCCAGAGGCTGCGGTGGATGTCAAGCAACAGCAGCTCATGGAGGaacagcagaggagacaggaggcgGTGGTGCAGAAAGACAGGGTAGAGCCACCAGCTACACTTACCTTTTGATGTTTGAGTAGGCCCGCTACGTATTGGGTACCAGTGACTCAGACACTGCAGTGCAGAAGACATACCACAGGTGTACTACAGCATGCTATTTGCCTGTTTTTAAGTGCATTGCTTTCTAAATCGTTACCACGACACTAAACCTTGACTCTTTCAGGGGAATGCATACTTCAAAGAGGGGAAGTATGAGGCAGCAGTAGAGTACTACACCAAGGGCATGAAAGCGGACAGCACCAACGTCCTCCTGCCTGCCAACCGGGCCATGGCTTACTTAAAGCTGCAGAGGTAAGCAGCAGGGAAGGCAGGATAAGAGAGTATTGGATAAGTGTAAATTCTGTCAAAGCTGTGCATTGATTAAGCTTAATTCTCTCCTTAGATATAAAGAGGCTGAGGAGGACGGCAGTAAAGCAATAGCCCTGGATGGCACCTATTCAAAGGCCTTTGCCCGCAGAGGGACAGCCAGGGCTGCTCTGGGACTGCTCAAACAAGCTAAAGaaggtacagtagatacagttTATCTT
This DNA window, taken from Salvelinus namaycush isolate Seneca chromosome 38, SaNama_1.0, whole genome shotgun sequence, encodes the following:
- the LOC120031917 gene encoding RNA polymerase II-associated protein 3-like isoform X1 — protein: MSENKSIELQLQMRQNAEDLHNFMKDLDSWETDIKRKDEQLRTGSVGESQKSLPPVRNKGYKKKREKKKASDNNAKTEPKQARRIKSHDYQSWDKFDVDKVLESMDKEDSAAESNDSESEDSGVPATDQDKVLAEKEKGSQLFKEGKYDDAIECYTRGMGADPYNPVLPTNRAACFFRLKKFAVAESDCNLSIALDSNYFKAFARRGASRFALQNYESALEDYVMVLKLDPGNLEAQNEVMKCKEVIAKLGGKAESPEAAVDVKQQQLMEEQQRRQEAVVQKDRGNAYFKEGKYEAAVEYYTKGMKADSTNVLLPANRAMAYLKLQRYKEAEEDGSKAIALDGTYSKAFARRGTARAALGLLKQAKEDFEEVLKLEPGNKQAFHEMKKIAIDMGTSGLLATEEHAQRRTVQPINKPPHLQSTKPLSRVDIEEVCGKILVQEESSAVLTSTTAPRVRPQKTTSIADTMREGQASPPSTSPSAKILKIEETSNVPSHSPVKGPEGYAVRAQTQQHREATVSEPTEPPATPSTELIPPAPTNSFQLEADLRKIGNGPEVIYKYLKQIQPQAYAKIFQSSLEPDMLNQILRTLQSFYIKNEEPPVMLEILRNLAGVRRFDMAVMFMSNPEKKVLQELFDFLRQAGLEDASVGALQKKYGV
- the LOC120031917 gene encoding RNA polymerase II-associated protein 3-like isoform X2, yielding MSENKSIELQLQMRQNAEDLHNFMKDLDSWETDIKRKDEQLRTGSVGESQKSLPPVRNKGYKKKREKKKASDNNAKTEPKQARRIKSHDYQSWDKFDVDKVLESMDKEDSAAESNDSESEDSGVPATDQDKGSQLFKEGKYDDAIECYTRGMGADPYNPVLPTNRAACFFRLKKFAVAESDCNLSIALDSNYFKAFARRGASRFALQNYESALEDYVMVLKLDPGNLEAQNEVMKCKEVIAKLGGKAESPEAAVDVKQQQLMEEQQRRQEAVVQKDRGNAYFKEGKYEAAVEYYTKGMKADSTNVLLPANRAMAYLKLQRYKEAEEDGSKAIALDGTYSKAFARRGTARAALGLLKQAKEDFEEVLKLEPGNKQAFHEMKKIAIDMGTSGLLATEEHAQRRTVQPINKPPHLQSTKPLSRVDIEEVCGKILVQEESSAVLTSTTAPRVRPQKTTSIADTMREGQASPPSTSPSAKILKIEETSNVPSHSPVKGPEGYAVRAQTQQHREATVSEPTEPPATPSTELIPPAPTNSFQLEADLRKIGNGPEVIYKYLKQIQPQAYAKIFQSSLEPDMLNQILRTLQSFYIKNEEPPVMLEILRNLAGVRRFDMAVMFMSNPEKKVLQELFDFLRQAGLEDASVGALQKKYGV
- the LOC120031917 gene encoding RNA polymerase II-associated protein 3-like isoform X3, coding for MSENKSIELQLQMRQNAEDLHNFMKDLDSWETDIKRKDEQLRTGSVGESQDKVLESMDKEDSAAESNDSESEDSGVPATDQDKVLAEKEKGSQLFKEGKYDDAIECYTRGMGADPYNPVLPTNRAACFFRLKKFAVAESDCNLSIALDSNYFKAFARRGASRFALQNYESALEDYVMVLKLDPGNLEAQNEVMKCKEVIAKLGGKAESPEAAVDVKQQQLMEEQQRRQEAVVQKDRGNAYFKEGKYEAAVEYYTKGMKADSTNVLLPANRAMAYLKLQRYKEAEEDGSKAIALDGTYSKAFARRGTARAALGLLKQAKEDFEEVLKLEPGNKQAFHEMKKIAIDMGTSGLLATEEHAQRRTVQPINKPPHLQSTKPLSRVDIEEVCGKILVQEESSAVLTSTTAPRVRPQKTTSIADTMREGQASPPSTSPSAKILKIEETSNVPSHSPVKGPEGYAVRAQTQQHREATVSEPTEPPATPSTELIPPAPTNSFQLEADLRKIGNGPEVIYKYLKQIQPQAYAKIFQSSLEPDMLNQILRTLQSFYIKNEEPPVMLEILRNLAGVRRFDMAVMFMSNPEKKVLQELFDFLRQAGLEDASVGALQKKYGV
- the LOC120031917 gene encoding RNA polymerase II-associated protein 3-like isoform X4 encodes the protein MSENKSIELQLQMRQNAEDLHNFMKDLDSWETDIKRKDEQLRTGSVGESQDKVLESMDKEDSAAESNDSESEDSGVPATDQDKGSQLFKEGKYDDAIECYTRGMGADPYNPVLPTNRAACFFRLKKFAVAESDCNLSIALDSNYFKAFARRGASRFALQNYESALEDYVMVLKLDPGNLEAQNEVMKCKEVIAKLGGKAESPEAAVDVKQQQLMEEQQRRQEAVVQKDRGNAYFKEGKYEAAVEYYTKGMKADSTNVLLPANRAMAYLKLQRYKEAEEDGSKAIALDGTYSKAFARRGTARAALGLLKQAKEDFEEVLKLEPGNKQAFHEMKKIAIDMGTSGLLATEEHAQRRTVQPINKPPHLQSTKPLSRVDIEEVCGKILVQEESSAVLTSTTAPRVRPQKTTSIADTMREGQASPPSTSPSAKILKIEETSNVPSHSPVKGPEGYAVRAQTQQHREATVSEPTEPPATPSTELIPPAPTNSFQLEADLRKIGNGPEVIYKYLKQIQPQAYAKIFQSSLEPDMLNQILRTLQSFYIKNEEPPVMLEILRNLAGVRRFDMAVMFMSNPEKKVLQELFDFLRQAGLEDASVGALQKKYGV